The Defluviitalea raffinosedens genome has a segment encoding these proteins:
- a CDS encoding YgiQ family radical SAM protein has translation MAMDLVEAEMTDFLPISKRDMEKRGWEYVDFVLISGDAYVDHPSFGTAIIGRILESRGYKVGIIAQPSWKDASDFKKLGKPRLGFLITSGNIDSMVNHYTVAKKRRNQDAYSPGGKAGMRPDRATIVYANRAREAYKDVPIILGGIEASLRRLAHYDYWDNKVRRSILLDSKADLIVYGMGEKAIVEIAEALDSGIPVNEITYIRGTVYKTKDKERAYDYMVLPPYNEIISSKEKYGESFLIQYENTDAIAAKTLIEPYGDIYVVQNPPAMPLSQKELDAVYDLPYMRTYHPIYESQGGIPALQEVKFSIINNRGCFGSCSFCALTFHQGRVVQSRSHESIIHEAEAMTEDPEFKGYIHDVGGPTANFREPACQKQKSKGACIKKQCLFPNPCKQLKVDHKDYLTLLHKLRNIPKVKKVFIRSGIRYDYLIYDQDESFFRELCQYHISGQLKVAPEHISSRVLQKMGKPNRNVYDKFVRRYYEINKELGKNQFLVPYLMSSHPGSDIEAAIELAEYLRDLGYMPEQVQDFYPTPGTLSTCMYYTEMDPRTKEKVYVAKSPHEKAVQRALMQFRKTENYSLVLEALKKAGREDLIGYDKKCLIKPRKKNEPQEKSKKRYNGKRLKDQHK, from the coding sequence ATGGCGATGGATTTAGTGGAGGCTGAAATGACAGATTTTTTACCGATTTCAAAAAGAGATATGGAAAAAAGAGGATGGGAATATGTTGATTTTGTTTTGATATCAGGTGATGCTTACGTAGATCATCCTTCTTTTGGAACTGCGATCATTGGACGTATTTTAGAAAGCAGGGGATATAAGGTAGGAATTATTGCACAACCTTCCTGGAAAGATGCTTCTGATTTTAAAAAACTGGGAAAGCCGAGACTCGGGTTTTTAATTACCAGTGGAAACATTGATTCCATGGTAAATCATTATACTGTAGCGAAAAAGAGACGAAATCAAGATGCTTATTCTCCGGGGGGAAAAGCAGGTATGCGGCCGGATAGGGCAACCATTGTCTATGCCAACAGAGCACGGGAAGCCTATAAAGATGTTCCAATAATATTAGGCGGTATTGAAGCAAGTTTAAGAAGACTGGCCCATTATGATTATTGGGACAATAAGGTAAGACGATCGATTTTATTAGACTCTAAGGCCGATTTGATCGTATATGGCATGGGAGAAAAAGCGATTGTTGAAATTGCGGAGGCGTTAGATAGTGGAATACCGGTCAATGAAATAACTTATATCAGGGGAACGGTATATAAGACAAAAGATAAAGAAAGAGCCTATGACTATATGGTGCTTCCGCCTTATAATGAGATTATAAGCTCAAAAGAAAAATATGGAGAGAGCTTCTTAATACAATATGAAAATACTGATGCAATAGCTGCAAAGACGCTTATAGAACCCTATGGGGACATTTATGTGGTTCAAAATCCTCCGGCAATGCCTTTAAGCCAAAAGGAATTAGATGCTGTTTACGATCTTCCTTATATGAGAACCTATCATCCCATATATGAGTCTCAAGGGGGCATTCCCGCCTTACAGGAGGTTAAATTCAGTATTATAAACAATAGAGGATGTTTTGGAAGCTGCAGTTTTTGTGCATTGACTTTTCATCAGGGACGAGTGGTACAGTCGAGAAGCCATGAATCTATTATTCATGAGGCTGAGGCCATGACAGAAGACCCAGAGTTTAAAGGCTACATTCATGATGTGGGAGGGCCTACGGCCAATTTTAGAGAGCCAGCCTGTCAGAAGCAGAAAAGTAAAGGAGCATGTATCAAAAAGCAATGCTTATTTCCTAATCCCTGTAAGCAGCTAAAAGTAGATCATAAGGATTATTTGACTCTTCTTCATAAATTGAGAAACATTCCTAAAGTAAAAAAAGTGTTTATTCGTTCAGGGATTCGTTATGATTATTTGATTTATGATCAGGATGAAAGTTTCTTCAGGGAACTGTGCCAGTATCATATCAGCGGACAACTTAAAGTTGCACCTGAACATATTTCATCCAGAGTGCTTCAGAAGATGGGAAAGCCCAACAGAAATGTATATGATAAATTTGTAAGAAGATACTACGAAATTAATAAAGAGCTGGGGAAAAATCAATTCTTAGTTCCTTATTTGATGTCGAGCCATCCTGGATCGGATATCGAAGCAGCTATTGAGCTGGCAGAATATTTAAGAGATTTAGGCTACATGCCGGAACAGGTGCAGGATTTTTATCCTACCCCCGGGACACTGTCAACATGCATGTATTACACTGAAATGGATCCCAGAACAAAGGAAAAAGTATATGTTGCAAAATCTCCCCATGAGAAAGCCGTCCAGAGAGCATTAATGCAATTTAGAAAGACTGAAAACTACTCGCTTGTCCTGGAAGCGTTGAAGAAAGCCGGCAGAGAGGATTTAATCGGGTATGATAAAAAGTGTTTAATTAAGCCTCGGAAGAAAAACGAACCACAAGAGAAAAGTAAAAAAAGATATAACGGTAAAAGGTTGAAAGATCAACACAAATAA
- a CDS encoding PspA/IM30 family protein, producing MSLFKRFTKNTASDKEITQLLKTLDEEMAKIKVESSTMEATQSRTKRELDECREEIKKMQDYIEHARNSGNTENERIFLTKKAALEEKEKTLKNAFDAMINHMQRMNQSQDLIVSKMNELKNRKDAIDIKIERAKILEKLNEINTNAFSALEEKVNRRLDLVEALAELDEIEKGNF from the coding sequence ATGTCTCTTTTTAAGAGATTTACTAAGAATACTGCTTCTGATAAAGAAATTACTCAACTTTTAAAAACACTGGATGAAGAAATGGCAAAAATTAAGGTTGAATCCTCAACAATGGAAGCAACTCAGTCCAGAACCAAACGAGAGCTGGACGAATGCCGTGAAGAAATAAAAAAGATGCAGGATTATATAGAACATGCCAGAAACTCAGGAAATACGGAGAACGAAAGGATATTCCTGACCAAAAAGGCTGCACTGGAAGAAAAAGAGAAAACACTGAAAAATGCTTTTGATGCTATGATTAATCATATGCAAAGAATGAATCAGTCTCAAGATCTAATAGTATCTAAAATGAATGAGTTAAAAAATCGCAAGGATGCTATAGATATCAAAATTGAGAGAGCTAAAATATTAGAAAAATTAAATGAGATCAATACCAATGCTTTTTCAGCTTTAGAAGAAAAAGTTAATAGAAGGTTAGACCTGGTAGAAGCACTAGCTGAACTTGATGAGATAGAAAAAGGAAATTTCTAA
- a CDS encoding RsmF rRNA methyltransferase first C-terminal domain-containing protein, protein MKLPAQFEEKMRGLLKDEFNEYVKSFEEKRYYGLRVNTLKIEPGTFKERVDFQLSPVPWCKEGFYYSEEDKPAKHPYYYAGLYYIQEPSAMAPGAILDVQPGDKVLDLCAAPGGKSTQLGAKLKQEGVLFANDISASRIKALIKNIEMAGIRNAVITNETPEKLSLRLEEYFDKILVDAPCSGEGMFRKEPQALKNWETHGVEKCCTMQRNILPHAAKMLKPGGYMLYSTCTFSPEENEGTIEEFLKTHPDFEVVPIPHENGFSPGRPEWIGGRESLRGAARLWPHKVKGEGHFLVLLHKKEGEVKNKISIPKREVSDKQLEDFYNFMKENINVTLKGDFKIHRDNLYLVPNDVPDLNGLRIIRSGWLLGSLKKNRFEPSHVMAMGLTKNMVKNSIDLPLGDPNVMRYLKGETLQIAGNKGWNLVCVDGYPLGWGKMQQNMLKNKYYPAWRWI, encoded by the coding sequence ATTAAGTTACCTGCACAATTTGAAGAAAAGATGAGAGGTCTTCTTAAAGATGAATTTAATGAATATGTTAAGTCTTTTGAAGAGAAAAGATATTATGGATTGAGGGTCAATACCTTGAAAATAGAACCTGGTACATTTAAGGAACGGGTGGATTTTCAATTAAGTCCAGTGCCCTGGTGTAAGGAAGGCTTTTATTACTCAGAAGAAGACAAGCCTGCAAAGCATCCATACTATTATGCAGGGTTGTATTACATTCAGGAACCCAGTGCGATGGCACCGGGAGCTATTTTAGATGTCCAGCCGGGAGATAAGGTGCTGGATTTATGTGCAGCTCCCGGAGGAAAAAGCACACAGCTTGGAGCGAAGTTAAAGCAGGAAGGCGTCCTTTTTGCCAATGATATTAGTGCGAGCAGAATAAAAGCACTTATAAAAAACATTGAGATGGCAGGGATTAGAAATGCAGTGATTACCAATGAAACTCCGGAAAAGCTATCCCTGCGTTTAGAAGAATATTTTGATAAAATATTGGTGGATGCGCCCTGTTCCGGTGAAGGAATGTTCCGGAAAGAACCCCAGGCTCTAAAGAACTGGGAAACCCATGGAGTAGAAAAATGTTGCACGATGCAAAGAAATATACTTCCCCATGCAGCAAAAATGCTTAAGCCAGGAGGATACATGCTGTATTCTACCTGTACCTTTTCTCCTGAGGAAAATGAAGGGACGATAGAAGAATTTTTAAAAACGCATCCTGATTTTGAAGTTGTTCCAATTCCCCACGAAAATGGCTTTTCGCCGGGGAGACCTGAATGGATCGGAGGACGGGAAAGTTTAAGGGGAGCTGCCAGATTATGGCCTCATAAAGTAAAAGGAGAAGGACATTTTTTGGTCCTTCTGCATAAAAAAGAAGGAGAAGTAAAAAATAAAATTTCGATTCCTAAACGGGAAGTATCAGATAAGCAGTTAGAAGATTTTTATAACTTTATGAAAGAGAATATTAATGTTACCTTAAAAGGGGACTTTAAAATTCATAGAGACAATCTTTACCTGGTTCCAAACGATGTACCGGATCTTAATGGTTTAAGAATTATACGATCGGGATGGCTTTTGGGAAGTTTGAAAAAGAACCGTTTTGAGCCTTCTCATGTAATGGCTATGGGACTTACAAAAAATATGGTTAAGAATAGTATTGATTTACCGCTAGGTGATCCCAATGTGATGCGCTATTTAAAAGGTGAAACCCTTCAAATAGCAGGCAATAAGGGATGGAATCTGGTATGTGTAGATGGTTATCCCCTGGGGTGGGGTAAAATGCAGCAAAACATGTTAAAAAATAAATATTATCCTGCATGGCGATGGATTTAG
- a CDS encoding PilZ domain-containing protein, whose translation METNEKRRFLRFPNESEVKIKMNDTLSSYPMEDFSAGGFRISYVEDFEIGQIVEAEIDFDYGQFVTKAKVKWINKERGVGFEFIDLEMFS comes from the coding sequence GTGGAAACTAACGAAAAAAGAAGATTCTTACGTTTCCCTAATGAATCTGAAGTAAAAATAAAAATGAATGATACTTTGTCATCCTATCCTATGGAAGATTTTTCTGCTGGTGGGTTTAGAATAAGTTATGTTGAGGATTTTGAAATAGGTCAAATTGTAGAAGCTGAAATAGACTTTGATTACGGTCAGTTTGTAACAAAAGCAAAAGTTAAATGGATTAATAAAGAAAGAGGAGTAGGTTTTGAATTTATAGATCTTGAAATGTTTTCTTAA
- a CDS encoding uracil-DNA glycosylase, producing MKSISEFVEQLASMEVTPNVFNQYSYDFPENSIRRDNLLLYLNQMDQLKPKILLVGEAPGYRGCRLTGVPFTSEHLLMNNMDGLKLFGSANCYKLAAENSKLSKEATATIIWSTLIEYNIIALGWSAFPFYPHKKGNSNSNRPPLKKELEIGQKPLLQIIEFFDIKKVIAVGNKADENLKVLGISCDKVRHPAQGGKNEFVKGMKTLLGPR from the coding sequence ATGAAAAGTATAAGTGAATTTGTGGAGCAATTAGCATCTATGGAAGTTACGCCGAACGTATTTAATCAGTACTCTTACGATTTTCCAGAGAACTCCATAAGAAGAGACAATCTCTTACTGTATTTAAATCAGATGGACCAATTAAAACCTAAAATTTTACTTGTAGGAGAAGCACCGGGATATAGAGGCTGTCGCCTTACAGGAGTTCCTTTTACCAGTGAGCATTTACTTATGAATAACATGGATGGGTTAAAATTATTCGGCAGCGCAAACTGTTATAAGCTGGCAGCCGAAAATTCGAAGTTATCAAAGGAAGCTACAGCTACTATTATATGGAGTACCCTTATAGAGTACAATATTATTGCATTAGGATGGAGTGCCTTTCCCTTTTATCCTCATAAAAAAGGTAATTCGAACAGTAACAGACCACCATTAAAAAAAGAGTTGGAAATTGGACAGAAGCCTCTTCTTCAGATCATAGAATTCTTTGATATAAAAAAAGTAATTGCAGTAGGCAATAAAGCTGATGAAAATCTTAAGGTATTAGGAATTAGCTGTGACAAAGTCAGACACCCTGCGCAGGGAGGAAAAAATGAATTTGTAAAGGGTATGAAAACACTATTAGGTCCTAGATAA
- a CDS encoding TIGR01212 family radical SAM protein (This family includes YhcC from E. coli K-12, an uncharacterized radical SAM protein.), translating into MKSLNNSKPNKDTLYRRYSEYLREKYGEKVYKLPINLPVTCPNRDGISGCGGCTFCGDEGAGFENLSNLIPVPEQIRKNKEYISKKYKARKFIAYFQNFSNTYMPFDTFKMVMEQAARENIVQLAISTRPDCIREEYLQFLSELKIKYNIDIAVELGLQTVNYHSLRKINRGHTLAEFIDAVLRIKKYGFETCAHLILNLPWDTRMDVIESAKILSALSVDQVKLHSLYIVENTVMGEQFKNREFEMISVEEYKKRVIDFLEYLSPYIVIQRLIGRAPEENTLFVNWNTSWWKIRDEIEEEMRANHYYQGRLCNYLNGSAVRHFFD; encoded by the coding sequence GTGAAATCATTGAATAACAGCAAGCCAAATAAGGACACTTTATATAGAAGGTATTCAGAGTACTTACGAGAAAAATACGGCGAAAAAGTATATAAACTTCCAATTAATTTACCTGTTACTTGTCCCAATAGAGATGGTATATCAGGATGCGGTGGATGTACTTTTTGCGGAGATGAAGGGGCGGGGTTTGAAAATTTATCTAATTTAATACCTGTACCTGAGCAAATTCGTAAAAATAAAGAATATATCAGCAAGAAATATAAAGCGAGAAAATTTATTGCTTATTTTCAAAACTTTAGTAATACCTATATGCCTTTTGATACTTTTAAAATGGTTATGGAACAGGCTGCCAGAGAAAATATTGTCCAACTGGCCATTTCTACCAGGCCAGATTGCATCAGAGAAGAGTATTTGCAGTTTTTATCGGAATTAAAGATCAAATATAATATTGATATTGCGGTAGAATTGGGCCTTCAGACGGTTAACTATCATTCTCTTCGTAAAATCAACAGGGGGCATACTTTGGCTGAATTCATAGATGCTGTATTGAGAATAAAAAAATATGGTTTTGAAACATGTGCGCATTTAATTTTAAATCTTCCCTGGGATACGAGAATGGATGTTATAGAAAGTGCAAAAATTCTGTCAGCGCTTTCTGTTGATCAGGTGAAGCTCCATTCTTTGTATATTGTAGAAAATACCGTAATGGGGGAGCAATTTAAAAATAGAGAATTTGAGATGATTTCTGTTGAAGAGTATAAAAAAAGAGTTATAGATTTTCTTGAATATCTTTCTCCGTATATCGTTATTCAAAGACTTATTGGAAGGGCTCCTGAAGAAAATACCTTGTTTGTTAACTGGAATACAAGCTGGTGGAAGATCAGAGACGAAATAGAGGAAGAAATGCGAGCAAATCATTATTATCAAGGACGGTTGTGTAATTATCTGAACGGAAGTGCTGTACGACATTTTTTTGATTGA
- a CDS encoding DNA helicase PriA, with protein sequence MDVVKGYRCTSCGGGLKFDPASQKWKCQYCLSEFSKNEIETDTPIEESLEKDISDLDSYHCTSCGAELIADNTTSATFCLYCRSHSIIKSRFSGKFKPKSLIPFKITKDQAEELYKKWISKRIFAPKDFKRKEEIEKITGIYAPFWLFNCKSEGMIRGEGTRTRSWTSGNYQYTQTKYYHVMRGGHAKYHKVPVDASKKLDDKFMHMIEPYNYNDLTDFSMKYMSGFMAEKYDVEASEAEVVMKGRVEKYMEERLRETVDGYTSFSLHDKKVSLSDIHNEYSMLPIYLLNNKYKGKDHIFIVNGQTGKVVGDTPISRSRQFAFMGIVFAIVWIISVFGGAFFV encoded by the coding sequence ATGGATGTAGTAAAAGGATATAGGTGTACCAGTTGTGGAGGAGGATTGAAATTTGATCCTGCTTCTCAAAAGTGGAAATGTCAGTATTGCTTGAGTGAGTTTAGTAAGAATGAAATTGAAACGGATACACCAATAGAAGAATCTCTTGAAAAAGATATTTCAGACTTGGATTCTTATCATTGTACCAGTTGTGGAGCTGAATTGATTGCAGACAATACAACTTCTGCCACTTTTTGTTTGTATTGCAGAAGTCATAGTATTATTAAGTCCAGGTTTTCGGGGAAATTCAAGCCAAAGAGTCTTATTCCTTTTAAAATAACAAAGGATCAAGCTGAAGAACTTTATAAAAAGTGGATTAGCAAGCGTATATTTGCTCCCAAGGATTTTAAACGTAAAGAAGAAATTGAAAAGATCACAGGAATATATGCTCCATTTTGGCTGTTTAATTGTAAAAGTGAAGGTATGATTAGAGGAGAAGGCACTCGGACGCGATCCTGGACCAGTGGAAATTATCAGTATACCCAAACCAAATATTATCACGTGATGCGGGGAGGGCATGCTAAATATCACAAAGTGCCGGTGGATGCTTCAAAAAAACTGGATGATAAGTTTATGCATATGATAGAGCCATACAATTATAATGATTTGACTGATTTTTCAATGAAATATATGTCAGGATTTATGGCTGAAAAATACGATGTGGAAGCATCGGAAGCAGAAGTAGTTATGAAAGGCAGAGTAGAGAAATACATGGAAGAACGGTTAAGAGAAACTGTAGACGGGTACACATCGTTTTCTCTCCACGACAAAAAGGTATCTCTTTCAGATATACATAACGAATACTCAATGCTCCCTATTTATCTTCTGAATAACAAATATAAAGGAAAAGACCATATATTTATTGTAAATGGCCAAACAGGAAAAGTAGTAGGAGACACACCGATTAGCCGTTCACGACAGTTTGCATTTATGGGAATTGTTTTTGCAATAGTTTGGATCATATCTGTGTTTGGAGGTGCCTTCTTTGTTTAA
- a CDS encoding M23 family metallopeptidase → MKKKRKKVIWRKRRNYDKIYLILVLVVLMSIFLIRKCVYKDSRQLPALVEKVAAFNIPGDILYKLKNISEITETDFIEAVTFYALENDFTIAENITIDQKELYTFCTEDMNKIRKKYNKKEVQKLYRIYEQALKDVNVFPVPDIGEYIYSNSWGADRDYGGKRKHLGTDIIDVHNQRGSIPIVSMTDGIVEQMGWNEKGGWRIGIRSPSGAYFYYAHLDSYSSEVSEGMEIKSGQCIGYMGDSGYGKEPGTIGNFPVHLHLGIMLDVSFVKEELWINPYAILKYAEYNKVNWNGPDERF, encoded by the coding sequence ATGAAAAAAAAGAGGAAAAAAGTAATATGGAGAAAGAGGAGAAACTATGATAAAATATATTTGATTTTGGTCCTTGTTGTATTAATGAGTATTTTCTTAATAAGAAAATGTGTTTATAAAGACAGCAGACAACTTCCGGCACTTGTTGAAAAAGTAGCAGCATTTAATATTCCGGGGGATATTTTATATAAATTAAAAAATATCTCTGAAATAACAGAAACAGATTTCATTGAAGCGGTTACATTTTATGCTTTGGAAAATGATTTTACTATAGCTGAAAACATCACGATCGATCAGAAAGAACTTTATACATTTTGTACAGAGGACATGAATAAAATTAGAAAAAAGTATAATAAAAAAGAGGTTCAAAAACTTTATAGGATCTATGAACAGGCATTAAAGGATGTTAATGTATTTCCAGTTCCAGATATAGGGGAATATATCTATTCTAATTCCTGGGGGGCAGATAGAGATTACGGAGGAAAAAGAAAGCATTTAGGAACAGATATCATTGATGTTCATAATCAACGGGGAAGTATACCTATTGTCAGTATGACAGATGGGATTGTTGAGCAAATGGGATGGAATGAAAAGGGTGGATGGAGAATAGGCATCAGATCTCCCAGTGGAGCTTATTTTTATTACGCTCATCTGGATTCTTATTCTTCTGAGGTTAGCGAGGGGATGGAAATCAAATCAGGACAATGTATAGGATATATGGGAGATTCAGGATATGGAAAAGAGCCTGGTACAATAGGGAACTTTCCGGTTCACCTGCATTTAGGCATTATGCTTGATGTTTCATTTGTAAAAGAAGAATTGTGGATCAACCCCTATGCTATCCTTAAGTATGCAGAATATAATAAAGTAAATTGGAATGGACCAGATGAAAGGTTTTAG
- a CDS encoding metallophosphoesterase — MSIYAIGDLHLSGSVDKPMDKFGKNWENHAEKIKKHWLDIISEEDTVLIPGDISWGMTLEEAEIDLQYIYELPGKKILIRGNHDYWWKSVTKLNTIYDNMYFLQNDFTVAESFAICGGRGWICPNDTKFTAHDQKIYEREEKRLRLSLLAAKKANYDRIIVIMHYPPTNENLEPSIYTQLFEEFKVEKVIYGHLHGKESFNLGLQGHYNGIEYRLVSSDYIDFKPVLIY, encoded by the coding sequence ATGTCTATATATGCAATAGGTGATTTGCATTTAAGTGGATCAGTTGATAAACCTATGGATAAATTCGGTAAAAATTGGGAGAATCATGCTGAAAAAATTAAAAAGCATTGGCTCGACATCATTTCTGAAGAAGATACAGTATTAATTCCTGGAGATATTTCATGGGGAATGACATTGGAAGAAGCAGAAATTGATTTGCAATACATCTATGAGTTGCCGGGAAAGAAAATACTTATTAGAGGTAATCATGATTATTGGTGGAAGTCTGTAACGAAATTAAATACGATATATGATAACATGTACTTTCTTCAAAATGATTTTACAGTTGCAGAAAGTTTTGCTATTTGTGGCGGAAGAGGCTGGATTTGTCCTAACGATACAAAATTTACTGCCCATGATCAGAAGATTTATGAACGAGAAGAAAAAAGATTACGGTTGTCCCTTTTGGCAGCTAAGAAGGCAAACTATGACAGAATCATTGTGATCATGCATTATCCTCCCACAAATGAAAATCTGGAGCCTTCCATTTATACTCAGTTATTTGAAGAATTTAAGGTGGAAAAAGTTATTTACGGCCATCTTCATGGAAAAGAGTCTTTTAATCTGGGGCTGCAGGGACATTATAACGGCATTGAATATAGATTGGTTTCTTCTGATTATATTGATTTTAAGCCGGTCCTTATTTATTAA
- a CDS encoding peptidylprolyl isomerase — MENKVLAIVDGREIKESDIYSLMQNLGQQAAHFRSPQGQKQLLNEIIAQELLYSEALEKEFDKEENFVTVLEQMKKSLLMQYAANKFMSSVSVSDEEVQKYFEENKAMFIQPKTVAASHILVDSEEEALNILDEIEHGLDFSDAARKYSRCPSKDSGGVLGEFSQGKMVPEFDQAVFSMEAGEISKPVQTQFGYHIIKVDKVNEEKESSFEEVKDEAKNQCLFYKQQKAYIEKQEELMKKYSVTIVE, encoded by the coding sequence ATGGAAAATAAGGTATTAGCCATTGTTGATGGCAGAGAAATCAAAGAATCAGATATTTATTCACTTATGCAAAATTTAGGTCAACAGGCTGCACATTTTAGAAGCCCACAAGGCCAAAAGCAATTACTTAACGAGATTATTGCTCAGGAATTACTTTACTCTGAAGCTTTAGAAAAAGAATTTGACAAAGAAGAGAATTTTGTTACAGTATTAGAGCAGATGAAAAAGTCCTTACTAATGCAGTATGCTGCAAATAAATTCATGTCTTCTGTTTCCGTAAGTGACGAAGAAGTTCAAAAATATTTTGAAGAAAATAAAGCGATGTTTATCCAGCCAAAAACTGTAGCTGCCAGTCATATTTTAGTAGATAGTGAAGAAGAAGCATTGAACATATTAGATGAGATCGAGCACGGACTGGATTTTTCTGATGCAGCTCGTAAATATTCAAGATGCCCTTCCAAAGATAGCGGCGGTGTCCTTGGTGAATTCTCTCAAGGAAAAATGGTGCCTGAATTTGACCAGGCTGTTTTTTCTATGGAAGCCGGAGAAATCAGCAAACCTGTTCAAACTCAATTTGGCTATCATATCATTAAAGTTGACAAAGTAAATGAAGAAAAGGAAAGCTCCTTTGAAGAAGTAAAAGATGAAGCAAAAAACCAATGCTTATTCTATAAACAACAAAAAGCATATATAGAAAAACAAGAAGAATTAATGAAAAAATATTCCGTAACCATTGTTGAATAG
- a CDS encoding TPM domain-containing protein, which yields MFKRLNVLLIAFIFFMIIGPAYAVSGELSNVKDYLDYLTDDEESELQEAIDSVRTGYNLDVVIVITDDTEGKSSKDFADDYYDYNGHGVGSDSSGLLMLINMAEREVWISTTGKAIDIFTDSRIAEMIDDVVGPLSEGEYFEASNTFIDDIRYYVEMGVPQGQHRVEQEYQGQSSTAYYHKVTYFDKVLGLMQSFYVFLFALIISGIATILASLSSKGTVTINNHTYEAKGSFVLSSSRDDFIRETTTKTEIHKDSGDSTSSIHTGSSGTTHGGGGGKF from the coding sequence TTGTTTAAAAGATTAAATGTTTTATTGATTGCTTTTATATTTTTCATGATTATTGGTCCAGCTTATGCTGTTTCCGGTGAATTAAGCAATGTTAAAGATTATTTAGATTATCTGACAGATGATGAAGAAAGTGAATTACAAGAGGCTATTGACAGTGTTAGAACCGGTTACAATCTGGATGTTGTTATTGTGATTACGGATGATACAGAAGGCAAATCATCCAAAGATTTTGCCGACGATTATTATGATTATAACGGACATGGTGTCGGCAGTGATTCTTCCGGGCTACTTATGCTTATTAATATGGCTGAAAGAGAGGTCTGGATTTCTACAACCGGTAAAGCGATTGATATATTTACAGACAGCAGAATTGCAGAAATGATTGATGATGTTGTAGGACCTCTTTCTGAGGGTGAGTATTTTGAAGCTTCCAATACCTTTATTGATGATATAAGATACTATGTAGAAATGGGAGTACCCCAGGGACAGCATAGGGTAGAGCAGGAATATCAGGGGCAGTCCAGTACAGCCTATTATCATAAAGTTACTTATTTCGATAAAGTTCTAGGATTGATGCAGTCTTTTTATGTATTTCTTTTCGCTTTGATTATTTCAGGAATCGCTACTATACTAGCATCTCTTTCCAGTAAAGGAACTGTTACGATTAATAACCATACTTATGAAGCAAAAGGTTCATTTGTCCTTTCAAGTAGCAGAGATGATTTCATAAGAGAAACTACTACAAAAACTGAAATTCACAAGGATTCCGGAGATTCAACCAGCAGCATTCATACTGGCAGCAGCGGAACGACCCATGGTGGTGGAGGCGGAAAGTTTTAG